The following coding sequences lie in one Streptomyces venezuelae genomic window:
- the uraH gene encoding hydroxyisourate hydrolase: MSTETTASVSTHILDTSVGRPAEGVAISLSARSGAGDEWKALGGSATDADGRCKDLPALPEGTSHVRLDFETEAYFLSKNNQQAEAQQDAPANRDSGATGAFFPEVAITFAVTPGEHYHVPLLLNPFGYSVYRGS, translated from the coding sequence ATGAGCACGGAAACCACCGCTTCGGTGTCCACGCACATCCTGGACACCAGCGTCGGCCGCCCCGCCGAGGGCGTCGCCATCTCCCTGTCCGCCCGCAGTGGTGCGGGGGATGAGTGGAAGGCGCTCGGCGGCAGCGCGACCGACGCGGACGGGCGCTGCAAGGACCTGCCGGCCCTGCCGGAAGGCACCAGCCATGTACGTCTCGACTTCGAGACCGAGGCGTACTTCCTGAGCAAGAACAACCAGCAAGCCGAGGCGCAGCAGGACGCCCCCGCGAATCGGGACAGCGGTGCGACCGGAGCGTTCTTCCCGGAGGTGGCGATCACGTTCGCCGTCACGCCGGGCGAGCACTACCACGTACCGCTGCTGCTCAACCCGTTCGGCTACTCCGTTTACCGAGGGAGCTAG
- the pucL gene encoding factor-independent urate hydroxylase: MPTILGQNQYGKAENRVVKITRDGDTHHIKDLNVSVALSGDLDDVHYNGSNANCLPTDTTKNTCFAFAKEYGIESAEQYGIHLARHFVDSQPSIHRARIRIEEYSWERIGGSDSNAKFIGADEVNHSFVRKGQETRLAQITYDGENFEVLSGLKDLTVMNSTNSEFWGFIKDKYTTLQEDYDRILATSLSTWWRHNWTNDEQRMPSWERSYEQAKKHILHAFVETYSLSLQQTLYQMGSRVINNRSEIDEIRFSAPNKHHFRQDLSPFGLDNEAKDGAVYYAADRPYGLIEATILRDGVEPKIPVDMTNL, encoded by the coding sequence ATGCCCACCATTCTGGGACAGAACCAGTACGGCAAGGCTGAGAACCGGGTCGTAAAGATCACGCGGGACGGCGACACCCATCACATCAAGGACCTGAACGTCTCCGTCGCCCTCTCCGGCGACCTGGACGACGTCCACTACAACGGCTCGAACGCCAACTGCCTGCCGACGGACACGACGAAGAACACCTGCTTCGCGTTCGCCAAGGAGTACGGCATCGAGTCCGCCGAGCAGTACGGCATCCACCTCGCCCGGCACTTCGTGGACAGCCAGCCCTCGATCCACCGCGCGCGCATCCGGATCGAGGAGTACTCCTGGGAGCGCATCGGCGGCTCCGACAGCAACGCCAAGTTCATCGGCGCCGACGAGGTCAACCACTCCTTCGTCCGCAAGGGCCAGGAGACGCGGCTCGCCCAGATCACCTACGACGGCGAGAACTTCGAGGTCCTCTCGGGTCTGAAGGACCTGACCGTGATGAACTCCACGAACTCCGAGTTCTGGGGCTTCATCAAGGACAAGTACACGACCCTCCAGGAAGACTACGACCGCATCCTCGCCACCTCCCTGTCCACCTGGTGGCGGCACAACTGGACCAACGACGAGCAGCGCATGCCGAGTTGGGAGCGGTCGTACGAGCAGGCGAAGAAGCACATCCTGCACGCCTTCGTGGAGACCTACTCCCTCTCCCTGCAGCAGACGCTGTACCAGATGGGCTCGCGGGTCATCAACAACCGCAGCGAGATCGACGAGATCCGCTTCTCCGCGCCCAACAAGCACCACTTCCGTCAGGACCTCTCGCCCTTCGGCCTCGACAACGAAGCCAAGGACGGAGCCGTCTACTACGCCGCCGACCGCCCGTACGGCCTCATCGAGGCCACGATCCTGCGGGACGGCGTCGAGCCGAAGATCCCGGTCGACATGACCAACCTCTGA
- a CDS encoding nucleobase:cation symporter-2 family protein, which translates to MAQPAQGPAAAEGPCSTPPDTADSAATPDCHPVDEKLHPSRLVPAALQHIAAMYAGVVTPPLIIGQACGLDTVAQTRLIAAGLLIAGLATILQTLGVKGFVGNRLPFVNAASSAGIAPILAIAETNAKGDQLPAIYGAVMVAGVFCLAVGPFFGKLLRFFPPLVTGVVITLIGVTLMPVPVKWAQGGDDTDPTFGDMKYLALAAFTLVVILLFQRFGRGFLKQVALLAGMFIGTLAAIPFGMADFTSVQTAPLAALPTPFASGAPVFQPAAILSLCIVMLVLMTESAAGMLALGEICERKTDGKTITRGLRTDGIATLVGPVFGGFPTSAFAQNVGVVSLTRVRSRYVVAVAGGALIVLGAFPVLGAVVNVVPMPVLGGAGIVLFGSIAVSGIRTLSEAGLDDSSNIILVAVALGAGIIPLAAPTFYAEFPAWAQTVLGSGISAGALVAVTLNLFFHHLGTRGSTAAALKSS; encoded by the coding sequence ATGGCACAGCCTGCACAGGGGCCGGCAGCAGCCGAAGGCCCGTGTTCCACCCCACCGGACACAGCTGACAGCGCGGCAACTCCCGACTGTCATCCGGTGGACGAGAAGCTCCACCCCTCGCGGCTCGTCCCCGCCGCGCTCCAGCACATCGCCGCCATGTACGCGGGCGTGGTCACCCCTCCGCTCATCATCGGCCAGGCCTGCGGTCTCGACACCGTGGCCCAGACCCGGCTCATCGCCGCCGGGCTCCTGATCGCCGGTCTCGCCACCATCCTGCAGACCCTCGGCGTCAAAGGCTTCGTGGGCAACCGCCTGCCGTTCGTGAACGCCGCCTCCTCGGCCGGTATCGCACCCATCCTCGCGATCGCCGAGACCAACGCCAAGGGCGACCAACTCCCCGCGATCTACGGCGCGGTGATGGTCGCGGGCGTCTTCTGCCTCGCCGTCGGACCCTTCTTCGGCAAGCTGCTCCGCTTCTTCCCGCCGCTCGTCACCGGCGTCGTCATCACCCTCATCGGCGTCACGCTGATGCCCGTGCCCGTGAAGTGGGCGCAGGGCGGCGACGACACCGACCCGACGTTCGGCGACATGAAGTACCTGGCGCTCGCCGCCTTCACGCTCGTCGTGATCCTGCTCTTCCAGCGGTTCGGACGCGGCTTCCTCAAGCAAGTCGCCCTGCTGGCAGGCATGTTCATCGGCACGCTCGCCGCGATCCCGTTCGGCATGGCCGACTTCACGTCGGTGCAGACGGCCCCGCTCGCCGCCCTGCCCACGCCGTTCGCCTCCGGTGCCCCCGTCTTCCAGCCCGCCGCGATCCTGTCGCTCTGCATCGTCATGCTGGTCCTGATGACCGAGTCCGCGGCCGGCATGCTCGCCCTCGGCGAGATCTGCGAGCGCAAGACCGACGGGAAGACCATCACCCGCGGCCTGCGCACCGACGGCATCGCCACCCTGGTGGGCCCCGTCTTCGGCGGCTTCCCCACCTCGGCCTTCGCGCAGAACGTCGGCGTGGTCTCACTGACCCGCGTACGCAGCCGCTACGTCGTCGCGGTCGCGGGCGGCGCGCTCATCGTGCTCGGCGCCTTCCCGGTGCTCGGCGCCGTCGTGAACGTCGTCCCGATGCCGGTCCTCGGCGGTGCGGGCATCGTCCTCTTCGGCTCCATCGCGGTCAGCGGCATCCGTACGCTCTCCGAGGCGGGTCTCGACGACAGCTCCAACATCATCCTGGTGGCCGTGGCGCTCGGTGCGGGCATCATCCCGCTCGCCGCCCCCACCTTCTACGCGGAGTTCCCCGCCTGGGCGCAGACCGTGCTCGGCTCCGGCATCAGCGCCGGCGCGCTCGTCGCGGTCACGCTCAACCTGTTCTTTCACCATCTCGGCACCCGTGGCTCCACCGCCGCGGCACTCAAATCTTCCTAG
- a CDS encoding 8-oxoguanine deaminase → MAASATPEGAVERIVIENAAIATVDANDTEYASGYVVVAGNKIESIGAGKAPEGLANVVRRVDATGHLVTPGLVNTHHHFYQWITRGLATDHNLFNWLVALYPTWARIDEQMTYAAAQGSLGMMARGGVTTAMDHHYVFPRGSGDLSGSIIRAASEMGVRFTLARGSMDRSEKDGGLPPDFAVETLEGALAATEETVKKHHDASFDAMTQVAVAPCSPFSVSTELLKQGAELARRLGVRLHTHGSETVEEEKFCHELFGMGPTDYFESTGWLGEDVWMAHCVHMNDSDIEAFARTKTGVAHCPSSNARLAAGIARVPDMLKAGVPVGLGVDGTASNESGELHTELRNALLINRLGAHKEAALNARQALRLGTYGGAQVLGRATQIGSLEAGKLADLVLWKIDGIGHASIADPVTAIVFGAAAPVTLSLVNGKPVVENGTLLHADEDAIARSTREQAQRLARIAAES, encoded by the coding sequence ATGGCAGCATCGGCAACCCCTGAAGGCGCCGTCGAGCGCATCGTCATCGAGAACGCCGCGATCGCGACGGTCGACGCCAACGACACCGAGTACGCCTCGGGATACGTGGTCGTCGCCGGGAACAAGATCGAGTCGATCGGCGCCGGCAAGGCCCCCGAGGGCCTGGCGAACGTCGTGCGCCGTGTCGACGCCACCGGCCACCTCGTCACCCCCGGCCTGGTCAACACGCACCACCACTTCTACCAGTGGATCACCCGCGGCCTGGCCACGGACCACAACCTGTTCAACTGGCTGGTGGCGCTGTACCCGACGTGGGCGCGCATCGACGAGCAGATGACGTACGCGGCGGCGCAGGGTTCCCTCGGCATGATGGCCCGCGGCGGCGTCACCACCGCCATGGACCACCACTACGTGTTCCCGCGGGGCTCCGGCGACCTCTCCGGGTCCATCATCCGTGCCGCCTCCGAGATGGGCGTCCGCTTCACCCTGGCCCGCGGTTCCATGGACCGCAGCGAGAAGGACGGCGGCCTGCCGCCGGACTTCGCCGTCGAGACCCTCGAGGGCGCGCTCGCCGCCACCGAGGAGACCGTCAAGAAGCACCACGACGCGTCCTTCGACGCGATGACGCAGGTCGCCGTCGCGCCGTGCTCGCCGTTCTCCGTCTCCACCGAACTCCTCAAGCAGGGCGCCGAGTTGGCCCGCCGCCTGGGCGTGCGTCTGCACACCCACGGCAGCGAGACGGTCGAGGAGGAGAAGTTCTGCCACGAGCTGTTCGGCATGGGTCCGACGGACTACTTCGAGTCCACCGGCTGGCTCGGCGAGGACGTGTGGATGGCGCACTGCGTCCACATGAACGACTCCGACATCGAGGCGTTCGCCCGGACGAAGACCGGTGTCGCCCACTGCCCGTCGTCCAACGCCCGCCTCGCCGCCGGCATCGCCCGCGTCCCCGACATGCTCAAGGCGGGCGTCCCCGTCGGCCTCGGCGTCGACGGCACCGCGTCCAACGAGTCCGGCGAACTCCACACCGAGCTGCGCAACGCCCTGCTGATCAACCGCCTCGGCGCCCACAAGGAAGCCGCCCTCAACGCCCGCCAGGCCCTGCGCCTCGGCACGTACGGCGGCGCGCAGGTCCTCGGCCGCGCCACGCAGATCGGCTCCCTGGAGGCCGGCAAGCTCGCCGACCTGGTCCTGTGGAAGATCGACGGCATCGGGCACGCCTCGATCGCCGACCCGGTGACCGCCATCGTCTTCGGTGCCGCCGCCCCCGTCACGCTCTCCCTCGTCAACGGCAAGCCGGTCGTCGAGAACGGCACCCTGCTGCACGCCGACGAGGACGCCATCGCCCGCTCCACCCGCGAGCAGGCGCAGCGCCTCGCGCGGATCGCCGCCGAGAGCTGA
- a CDS encoding nucleobase:cation symporter-2 family protein, with protein sequence MATTGLQHVAAMYAGVVAPPLIVGAAIGLSAKDLTFLTGACLFTAGLATFLQTLGFWKIGARLPFVNGVTFAGVAPMIAVVESTDNKDDALPIIFGAVIVAGILGFIAAPFFSKMIRFFPPVVTGTVITLIGISLMPVAFGWAQGPVPGADDYGSMKNLGLAGITLVIVLLLRRFTTGFVKQIAVLLGLVLGTLVAIPFGVTDFGPVGDADVVGFPTPFHFGAPQFAAAAIVSLCVVMVVSMTESTADMLALGEIVDRPADEKTIAAGLRADTLGSAVSPLFNGFMCSAFAQNIGLVAMTKIRSRYVVAVGGGFLVLMGLCPMAASLIAVVPRPVLGGAGVVLFGSVAASGIQTLVKANLEKDNNVLIVAVSLAVGLIPIAAPEFYHAFPETAKIILDSGISTGCVAAVLLNLVFNHIGKGRDEDDVTAPMEPGGEIAQTRVPGQGHGQSEAVAH encoded by the coding sequence ATGGCGACGACCGGCCTCCAGCACGTCGCCGCCATGTACGCCGGAGTCGTCGCGCCGCCGCTGATCGTCGGCGCCGCCATCGGCCTCTCGGCCAAGGACCTCACCTTCCTGACCGGCGCCTGCCTCTTCACCGCGGGCCTCGCCACCTTCCTCCAGACCCTCGGCTTCTGGAAGATCGGCGCGCGGCTGCCCTTCGTCAACGGCGTCACGTTCGCCGGTGTCGCCCCGATGATCGCGGTCGTCGAGTCGACCGACAACAAGGACGACGCGCTGCCCATCATCTTCGGCGCGGTGATCGTGGCGGGCATCCTCGGCTTCATCGCCGCCCCGTTCTTCTCGAAGATGATCCGCTTCTTCCCGCCGGTCGTGACCGGCACGGTCATCACCCTCATCGGCATCTCGCTGATGCCGGTCGCCTTCGGCTGGGCACAGGGACCCGTCCCCGGCGCCGACGACTACGGCTCGATGAAGAACCTGGGCCTCGCCGGCATCACCCTCGTCATCGTCCTGCTGCTGCGCCGCTTCACCACCGGGTTCGTGAAGCAGATCGCCGTCCTGCTCGGCCTCGTCCTCGGCACGCTCGTCGCCATCCCGTTCGGCGTCACGGACTTCGGCCCGGTCGGCGACGCGGACGTCGTGGGCTTCCCGACGCCGTTCCACTTCGGCGCCCCGCAGTTCGCGGCCGCCGCGATCGTCTCGCTCTGCGTCGTCATGGTCGTCTCGATGACCGAGTCGACGGCCGACATGCTCGCCCTCGGCGAGATCGTGGACCGTCCCGCCGACGAGAAGACCATCGCCGCCGGTCTGCGCGCCGACACCCTCGGCTCCGCGGTCAGCCCGCTCTTCAACGGCTTCATGTGCAGCGCCTTCGCGCAGAACATCGGCCTGGTCGCGATGACGAAGATCCGCAGCCGGTACGTGGTCGCCGTCGGCGGCGGCTTCCTCGTCCTGATGGGTCTCTGCCCGATGGCCGCCTCGCTCATCGCGGTCGTGCCGCGCCCCGTGCTCGGCGGTGCCGGTGTCGTCCTCTTCGGCTCGGTCGCGGCGAGCGGCATCCAGACGCTGGTCAAGGCGAACCTGGAGAAGGACAACAACGTCCTGATCGTCGCCGTCTCGCTCGCCGTCGGCCTCATCCCGATCGCGGCGCCGGAGTTCTACCACGCGTTCCCGGAGACCGCGAAGATCATCCTCGACTCGGGCATCTCGACGGGCTGTGTGGCCGCCGTGCTCCTGAACCTGGTCTTCAACCACATCGGCAAGGGCCGCGACGAGGACGACGTGACGGCACCGATGGAGCCGGGCGGTGAGATCGCGCAGACGCGCGTGCCGGGCCAGGGCCACGGCCAGAGTGAGGCGGTAGCGCACTGA